A window from Paraburkholderia acidiphila encodes these proteins:
- a CDS encoding response regulator, translating into MKLLLVEDNAELAHWIVNLLRAENFTVDCVVDGEAADSVLLTQSYDLVLLDMRLPRLSGKDVLNRLRRRRNNVPVLMLTAHGSIDDKVACFGAGADDYVVKPFDSRELVARIKALIRRQTGEKSGWLTCGDLQYVCDTREFRHKDAPLTLRRREHSILEALMLRQGKAVPKHALLERICSLSDDPSVDAIDIYIHRLRKHLAESSVQITTLRGLGYILRVKDPVPA; encoded by the coding sequence ATGAAGCTGCTGCTCGTAGAGGACAATGCCGAACTCGCGCACTGGATCGTCAACCTGTTGCGCGCCGAGAATTTCACGGTGGACTGCGTGGTCGATGGAGAGGCCGCGGACTCCGTGCTGCTCACGCAGAGCTACGATCTCGTGCTTCTCGACATGCGTCTGCCGCGCCTGAGCGGCAAGGACGTGCTCAACCGCTTGCGGCGCCGGCGCAATAACGTGCCGGTGCTCATGCTGACCGCGCATGGCTCGATCGACGACAAGGTGGCGTGTTTCGGCGCGGGCGCCGACGACTACGTGGTCAAGCCATTCGACAGCCGCGAACTGGTTGCGCGCATCAAGGCGCTGATACGGCGGCAGACGGGCGAGAAGTCGGGCTGGCTCACCTGCGGCGACCTGCAGTACGTGTGCGACACGCGCGAGTTTCGCCACAAGGACGCGCCGCTCACGCTACGCCGGCGCGAGCATTCCATACTCGAAGCACTCATGCTGCGCCAGGGCAAGGCCGTGCCCAAGCATGCGCTGCTCGAGCGCATCTGCAGCCTGAGCGACGACCCGAGCGTGGACGCGATCGATATCTACATTCACAGGCTGCGCAAGCATCTCGCGGAGTCGAGCGTGCAAATCACCACGCTGCGCGGCCTCGGCTACATCCTTCGCGTGAAGGATCCCGTGCCGGCCTGA
- a CDS encoding sensor histidine kinase: MVHSLRARLLLWLLVPLAVFVVVTSGVSYDAARQTADLVQDHSLLNSARTIIEDVDWDNGSLSASIPPAALELFESPWQDHVFYRVLAGNGRLLGGAPDLPLPHADTADAPVFYDTTYAGMPIRAVAYERMLYDSGSAERVMVIVGKTMESREAMISALWRPQLARQWLMLALVALLVPLGLTLELRPLMKLKDDVADREPVQLEPIRSDRLPSELRPIVEAINQCIARLKVHAAMQRQFIADAAHQLRTPLTLLTTQTQFASQCDARDPALYDALKGVRRTSQKMAELTNQLLLLAQAESMAQSSRSQTRVDLTEVVSSVLEELVQAAERRGIDLGAELDDDVHVAGNTGLLASLVSNLIDNAIRYTQPGGRVTAICRSEGGEVMLQVVDNGPGIPAEARAHVFERFYRVAADTEGTGLGLAIVHQVARSHGGSVSVAAGAARVGLVATVRLPVWPG, from the coding sequence ATGGTGCATAGCCTGCGTGCGCGATTGCTGTTGTGGCTGCTGGTGCCGCTCGCCGTGTTTGTCGTCGTCACGAGCGGCGTGTCGTATGACGCCGCGCGGCAGACCGCCGACCTCGTGCAGGATCATTCGCTGCTGAATTCGGCGCGCACGATCATCGAGGACGTCGACTGGGACAACGGTTCACTCAGCGCGTCGATTCCGCCGGCGGCGCTGGAACTGTTCGAGTCGCCGTGGCAGGACCACGTTTTCTACCGGGTACTGGCCGGCAATGGCCGCCTGCTGGGCGGCGCGCCGGACTTGCCGCTGCCGCACGCGGATACCGCCGACGCGCCTGTGTTCTACGACACCACGTATGCCGGCATGCCGATTCGCGCCGTGGCCTACGAGCGCATGCTCTACGACTCGGGCAGCGCCGAGCGCGTCATGGTGATCGTCGGCAAGACAATGGAGTCGCGCGAAGCGATGATCAGTGCCTTGTGGCGGCCGCAGCTCGCACGCCAGTGGCTCATGCTGGCGCTCGTCGCGCTGCTCGTGCCGCTCGGGCTCACGCTCGAACTGCGGCCGCTCATGAAGCTCAAGGACGACGTTGCCGACCGCGAGCCCGTGCAACTGGAACCGATCCGATCGGACCGTCTGCCCTCGGAACTGCGGCCGATTGTCGAAGCGATCAACCAGTGCATCGCGCGGCTCAAGGTGCATGCCGCCATGCAGCGCCAGTTCATCGCCGACGCGGCGCACCAGTTGCGCACGCCGCTCACGCTGCTCACCACGCAAACGCAATTCGCGAGCCAATGCGACGCGCGCGATCCCGCGCTCTACGACGCGCTCAAAGGCGTGCGCCGCACCAGCCAGAAAATGGCGGAGTTGACGAATCAACTGCTTTTGCTCGCGCAGGCGGAGTCGATGGCGCAGTCGTCGCGCAGCCAGACCCGCGTCGATCTCACCGAGGTTGTCTCCTCGGTGCTCGAAGAGTTGGTTCAGGCGGCGGAGCGGCGCGGCATCGATCTCGGCGCGGAACTCGATGACGACGTGCACGTGGCGGGCAATACGGGCCTGCTCGCATCGCTCGTGTCAAATCTGATCGACAACGCCATACGCTATACGCAGCCCGGCGGCCGCGTGACCGCTATCTGCCGCAGCGAAGGCGGCGAGGTCATGCTGCAGGTCGTGGACAACGGCCCCGGCATTCCCGCCGAGGCGCGGGCGCACGTGTTCGAGCGCTTCTATCGCGTGGCGGCGGATACCGAGGGCACCGGCCTCGGGCTTGCGATCGTGCACCAGGTCGCGCGTTCGCACGGCGGCTCGGTGAGCGTTGCCGCCGGGGCCGCGCGCGTGGGCCTCGTTGCGACGGTGCGCTTGCCTGTCTGGCCCGGATGA
- a CDS encoding ABC transporter substrate-binding protein — MPPSSGALRHVALAGGLLFAMALHGAHAADDAGDKITIMVGGITKLIYLPARLTEQLGYFRDEGLTVELLSQPAGVDAENELLAGAVQGVVGFYDHTIDLQTKGKDVKAIVVFGQVPGEVEMVSSKAAGTVKSMADVKGKTLGVTGLGSSTSFLTQYLASQHGIASSAYTMLPVGADASFIAAIKQGRIDAGMTTEPTVSALQKAGDAKVLVDMRTVEGTRAALGGTYPAASLYVQNAWAESHKAQAAKLAHAFVRTMQFIHTHSAEEIAAQMPADYQKDKGLYVSALKASLPMYTADGKMPADGPATVLKVLSSFNPSVKGKHVDLSGTYTNEFVSAK; from the coding sequence ATGCCCCCCAGTTCTGGCGCGCTGCGTCATGTCGCACTCGCTGGCGGCCTGCTGTTTGCCATGGCGCTGCACGGCGCACATGCCGCCGACGACGCCGGCGACAAGATCACCATCATGGTAGGCGGTATTACGAAGCTCATTTACCTGCCCGCGCGCCTCACCGAGCAACTGGGTTATTTCAGGGACGAAGGGCTGACGGTCGAGTTGCTCTCGCAACCCGCAGGCGTGGATGCCGAGAACGAACTGCTCGCAGGCGCGGTGCAGGGCGTGGTGGGCTTCTACGATCACACCATCGACTTGCAGACCAAAGGCAAGGACGTCAAGGCGATCGTCGTGTTCGGTCAGGTGCCGGGCGAAGTGGAGATGGTGTCGTCGAAAGCGGCTGGCACCGTCAAGTCCATGGCTGACGTCAAAGGCAAAACGCTGGGCGTGACGGGCCTGGGCTCCTCGACCAGCTTTCTCACGCAATATCTCGCGAGCCAGCATGGCATCGCTTCCAGCGCCTACACCATGTTGCCGGTCGGCGCGGACGCGAGTTTCATCGCCGCCATCAAGCAAGGGCGCATCGACGCGGGTATGACGACCGAGCCGACCGTTTCGGCGCTGCAAAAAGCCGGCGACGCGAAGGTGCTCGTGGACATGCGCACGGTGGAAGGCACGCGCGCCGCGCTCGGGGGCACCTATCCTGCCGCCAGCCTTTACGTGCAGAACGCGTGGGCCGAGTCGCACAAGGCGCAGGCGGCGAAGCTCGCGCACGCGTTCGTGCGCACCATGCAGTTCATTCACACGCATAGCGCGGAGGAAATCGCCGCGCAAATGCCCGCCGACTATCAAAAGGACAAGGGCCTCTACGTGAGCGCACTCAAGGCCTCGCTGCCGATGTACACCGCCGACGGCAAGATGCCCGCCGACGGTCCGGCGACCGTTCTGAAGGTGCTTTCGAGCTTCAATCCCTCGGTCAAGGGCAAGCACGTGGATCTGTCCGGCACCTATACGAACGAATTCGTCAGCGCGAAATGA
- a CDS encoding ankyrin repeat domain-containing protein: protein MTKPSRTALFSATRMWDWKAVAALCAAAPELVEASDPQGHTALHRACAVKPGSSAALLESNGIATVKALLGAGADLERAVPMDEDEGDFRATPLWYAVARGENFPLVEFLLEQGANASYSLWAAVWRDDEQVCRALLKARPELNLKAHGETPLFYAARLKRLATLAMLIDAGADPSIADPKGRDSVAIARERKLPAGIIEEMESLQRKLHKRRL, encoded by the coding sequence ATGACAAAGCCATCGAGGACAGCCTTATTTTCCGCCACCCGCATGTGGGACTGGAAGGCGGTGGCGGCGCTATGCGCAGCCGCGCCCGAACTTGTCGAAGCGAGCGATCCGCAAGGCCACACCGCGTTGCACCGGGCGTGCGCGGTCAAACCCGGCAGCAGCGCCGCGCTTCTCGAATCGAACGGCATCGCCACCGTCAAGGCGCTGCTCGGCGCCGGCGCGGATCTCGAACGGGCGGTGCCCATGGACGAGGACGAGGGCGACTTTCGCGCCACGCCGCTTTGGTACGCCGTGGCGCGCGGAGAAAATTTTCCGCTCGTCGAGTTCCTGCTCGAGCAAGGCGCCAACGCCAGCTATTCGCTTTGGGCAGCGGTATGGCGCGACGACGAACAGGTTTGCCGCGCGTTGCTGAAGGCGCGGCCCGAGCTGAATCTCAAGGCGCACGGCGAAACGCCGCTTTTCTATGCCGCGCGGCTCAAACGGCTCGCCACCCTCGCCATGCTGATCGACGCCGGAGCCGATCCGTCCATTGCCGATCCGAAAGGCCGCGATAGCGTTGCGATTGCAAGGGAACGCAAGCTGCCCGCGGGTATCATTGAAGAGATGGAGTCGCTGCAGCGCAAACTGCACAAACGTCGCCTTTGA
- a CDS encoding AraC family transcriptional regulator, whose protein sequence is MTNATAAEGRNDHWLVARRDAQTGIESLRAHFRGHAYDPHDHDDMLIGYTEQGVQRFQCHRSLHTSVPGRAILIEPGALHDGHAPEPGGFTYAMLYLPQPWVERAARRLDIAGLAGVEAAFGQTLVDDPRLTDAIRRAFLALYGEEGRLARDEALDRLLEHLGGHLLDTTAATAPAPPALARVRDLLHEHMAANIGLDELVDRSGIDRFRLTRLFQREFGTSPHAYLVRLRLRAARRLLAAGRTPAQVAAEVGFADQSHLGRWFRRAYRMTPATYRRMCEQRRD, encoded by the coding sequence ATGACGAACGCGACGGCGGCCGAGGGCCGGAACGATCACTGGCTCGTCGCGCGGCGCGACGCGCAGACGGGCATCGAGAGTTTGCGCGCGCACTTCAGAGGCCACGCCTACGATCCCCACGATCACGACGACATGCTGATCGGCTACACGGAGCAGGGGGTGCAGCGCTTTCAGTGCCACCGCTCGCTGCATACGAGCGTGCCGGGCCGCGCGATCCTGATCGAGCCGGGTGCGCTGCACGACGGCCACGCGCCCGAGCCGGGCGGCTTCACCTACGCGATGCTGTATCTGCCGCAGCCGTGGGTCGAGCGTGCGGCGCGCAGGCTCGACATTGCGGGCCTCGCCGGCGTGGAGGCCGCTTTCGGCCAGACGCTCGTCGACGACCCGCGCCTGACCGACGCAATCCGCCGCGCCTTTCTGGCGCTGTATGGCGAGGAAGGCCGGCTCGCACGCGACGAGGCGCTCGACCGCTTGCTGGAGCACCTGGGCGGCCATCTGCTGGATACGACCGCAGCGACAGCCCCGGCGCCGCCTGCATTGGCCCGCGTGCGCGATCTGCTGCACGAGCACATGGCCGCGAACATAGGGCTGGACGAACTCGTCGATCGCTCGGGCATCGACCGGTTTCGCTTGACGCGCCTGTTTCAGCGCGAATTCGGCACGTCGCCCCATGCGTACCTGGTGCGCTTGCGTCTGCGTGCCGCGCGCAGGCTGCTGGCGGCGGGGCGCACGCCGGCCCAGGTTGCCGCGGAAGTCGGCTTCGCGGATCAGAGCCATTTGGGGCGCTGGTTTCGCCGCGCGTACCGCATGACGCCGGCCACTTACCGGCGCATGTGTGAGCAAAGGCGGGACTAG
- a CDS encoding MBL fold metallo-hydrolase, giving the protein MIFRQLFDPVSSTYTYLLGDPESGEALLIDPVYEQVPRDLALLQELGLRLQATLDTHVHADHVTGAWRLRERSGSQIALAEAVGAEGVNRPLRHGDRIAFGKRYLEVRATPGHTSGCLTYVLDDASMAFTGDSLLIRGCGRTDFQGGSAEQLFASVRGQILTLPGDCLLYPAHDYRGITVTSVAEERRFNPRLGGDVDLGDFAGYMHNLNLPHPKQMAVAVPANMRCGKPEGEAPIQETPDWAPLTLRFSGVWEIEPMALLELAAAMQIVDVREAPEFIDQLGHLQDAKLVPLSQLMARIDELDRDRPVVAVCRSGVRSAQASVLLTKAGFGKVANLAGGMLRWKAEGLPVAPCNP; this is encoded by the coding sequence ATGATCTTTCGCCAGCTTTTCGACCCCGTATCGTCTACCTATACCTACTTGCTCGGCGACCCCGAAAGCGGCGAGGCGCTGCTGATCGACCCTGTCTACGAGCAGGTGCCGCGCGACCTCGCGCTGCTGCAGGAACTGGGCCTGCGTCTGCAGGCGACGCTCGACACCCACGTCCACGCCGACCACGTGACGGGCGCGTGGCGCTTGCGCGAGCGTAGCGGCAGCCAGATCGCGCTCGCCGAAGCGGTGGGCGCCGAGGGCGTGAACCGCCCGCTGCGGCATGGGGACCGCATTGCCTTCGGCAAGCGGTATCTGGAGGTGCGCGCCACGCCCGGCCACACGAGCGGCTGCCTGACCTACGTGCTCGACGACGCAAGCATGGCCTTCACCGGCGACAGCCTGTTGATCCGCGGCTGCGGCCGCACCGATTTTCAGGGTGGGAGCGCGGAGCAGCTTTTCGCTTCCGTGCGCGGGCAGATCCTCACGTTGCCGGGCGACTGCCTGCTCTACCCGGCGCACGACTATCGCGGCATCACCGTCACGAGCGTGGCCGAAGAGCGGCGCTTCAATCCGCGCCTGGGCGGCGACGTCGATCTCGGCGACTTCGCGGGCTACATGCACAACCTGAATTTGCCGCACCCCAAGCAGATGGCCGTCGCGGTGCCCGCCAACATGCGCTGCGGCAAGCCCGAAGGCGAGGCGCCGATCCAGGAAACGCCCGACTGGGCGCCGCTCACGCTGCGTTTTAGCGGCGTGTGGGAAATCGAGCCCATGGCGCTGCTGGAGCTTGCGGCCGCCATGCAGATCGTCGATGTGCGCGAGGCGCCCGAGTTCATCGACCAGCTCGGGCATCTGCAGGATGCGAAGCTCGTGCCGCTCTCGCAACTGATGGCCCGCATTGACGAGCTCGATCGCGACCGGCCGGTCGTGGCCGTGTGCCGCTCCGGCGTGCGGTCCGCGCAGGCAAGCGTATTGCTGACCAAGGCGGGCTTCGGCAAGGTGGCCAATCTCGCTGGCGGCATGCTGCGCTGGAAGGCCGAGGGATTGCCCGTCGCGCCGTGCAATCCTTGA
- a CDS encoding COG4315 family predicted lipoprotein, translated as MTRILWCAMVCFLPIAAFAEAPKVTNGMVVDDDGMTLYTFDKDTVQGKSACAGACATMWPAALADPYDKASGDWGMIASADGKHQWTYKGHPLYRYSKDTQAGQMNGDGFKGMWHTVKP; from the coding sequence ATGACCAGAATCTTGTGGTGCGCCATGGTTTGCTTTCTGCCCATTGCGGCTTTCGCGGAAGCGCCGAAAGTCACCAACGGCATGGTCGTCGACGACGACGGCATGACGCTCTATACGTTCGATAAGGACACCGTGCAGGGCAAAAGCGCCTGCGCCGGTGCCTGCGCAACCATGTGGCCAGCCGCGCTCGCCGACCCTTACGACAAGGCCAGCGGCGACTGGGGGATGATCGCTTCCGCTGACGGGAAGCATCAATGGACCTATAAGGGCCACCCCCTCTATCGCTATTCGAAAGACACGCAGGCTGGCCAGATGAACGGCGACGGCTTCAAAGGCATGTGGCACACCGTGAAGCCCTGA
- a CDS encoding NHL repeat-containing protein, giving the protein MKASRSLSACRSYIGRNRTAFVPRLRRLALGAGLFALSLGAVQADAQQAILPPAFATSSTVPTNGDVNPYGIAFVPAGVPSWSPLKPGDVVVSNFNAQSNLQGTGTTIVKIVPNSQPVTFFAGHNLGLTTALAVLRSGFVLVGNVPTADGKNVIAPGSLLVINPQGRLVKELKDARLLDGPWDLTVIDGGQFVKVFVSDVINGTVARIDLLIGENGVTELPTSTIIASGYLHRTDPAALVVGPTGLAYDGLHDVLYVASTGDNAVFAVYGAAGASHSGGVGRLIYQDNTHLHGPLALALAPNGHLVTANGDAVNPDPQQPSEIVEFTVDGQFVAQMSADPTAGSAFGLAFGMDSQHHSQFAAVDDSTNTTTVWTLRTGN; this is encoded by the coding sequence ATGAAAGCTTCTCGCTCGTTGTCTGCATGTCGTTCATACATCGGCAGGAACCGCACGGCGTTCGTGCCGCGACTACGCCGCCTGGCATTGGGCGCCGGGCTCTTCGCCCTTTCGCTCGGCGCGGTGCAGGCCGACGCCCAGCAAGCGATCCTGCCGCCGGCGTTCGCGACTTCATCGACCGTGCCAACCAATGGCGACGTCAATCCGTACGGCATTGCATTCGTTCCGGCCGGCGTGCCGTCGTGGAGCCCGCTCAAACCCGGCGACGTGGTGGTGTCCAACTTCAATGCGCAATCGAACCTGCAAGGCACCGGCACGACGATCGTGAAGATCGTTCCCAATAGCCAGCCCGTGACGTTCTTCGCGGGGCACAACCTGGGTCTCACAACGGCGCTCGCCGTGCTGAGAAGCGGCTTCGTGCTGGTGGGCAACGTGCCGACCGCCGACGGCAAGAACGTCATCGCGCCGGGCTCGCTTCTCGTCATCAATCCGCAGGGCCGGCTCGTCAAGGAACTGAAAGATGCGCGCTTGCTCGACGGCCCCTGGGACCTCACCGTGATCGACGGCGGGCAATTCGTGAAGGTCTTCGTCTCGGATGTGATCAACGGCACCGTCGCGAGAATCGATCTCTTGATCGGCGAGAACGGCGTAACGGAGCTACCGACTTCGACGATCATTGCCTCGGGCTACCTGCATCGCACCGATCCGGCGGCGCTGGTCGTCGGCCCCACGGGGCTCGCTTACGACGGCCTGCACGACGTGCTGTACGTCGCCTCGACCGGCGACAACGCGGTGTTCGCCGTTTACGGCGCGGCGGGTGCGAGCCATAGCGGCGGAGTGGGGCGGCTCATCTATCAGGACAACACCCATCTGCACGGACCGCTTGCTCTTGCGCTGGCGCCCAACGGGCATCTCGTCACCGCCAACGGCGACGCCGTGAACCCCGACCCGCAACAGCCCAGCGAGATTGTCGAGTTCACCGTGGACGGGCAATTCGTCGCGCAGATGTCGGCCGACCCCACGGCGGGTTCCGCGTTCGGGCTGGCATTTGGCATGGACAGCCAGCATCACTCGCAGTTTGCCGCCGTAGACGACAGCACCAACACGACAACGGTCTGGACGTTGCGTACCGGCAACTGA
- a CDS encoding hypervirulence associated TUDOR domain-containing protein has translation MSHRLKTGDRVTWNTPQGMTTGTVVRRIIRDTELEGEAVAASKDDPHYEVESEKTGEHAVRPADGLEKVHKH, from the coding sequence ATGTCCCATCGACTCAAAACAGGCGATCGCGTCACGTGGAACACCCCGCAAGGCATGACGACAGGCACTGTCGTGCGCAGGATCATCAGGGATACGGAACTAGAGGGCGAGGCTGTCGCCGCGTCGAAGGACGACCCGCATTACGAAGTCGAAAGCGAGAAAACCGGTGAGCACGCGGTGCGTCCCGCGGACGGGCTGGAGAAGGTGCACAAGCACTGA
- a CDS encoding LysR family transcriptional regulator codes for MQRKFDDLLLGSIELFCQAAELGSFTLAANAASVTPAAVSRSVARLEERLGVRLFVRTTRQIRLTDAGRRYFEQCRQALSQLVDAEREVTGEQTTPAGVLRISMPTPYGHYRVLPLLPAFRERYPEVQVDTHLSNRNIDFADEGFDLAIRGRAPADSNLVARKLEDAEMVVVATPGYLKRAGTPKTVADLQKHECIQFELPSSGRHLFWTFDGNANEDGDVVTSGSYGTSGDALAGVTLARAGAGLFQTYRFVVADDLREGRLVEVLREEGGRTRPFILLYPHARYLTSRVRAFVDFLVEQLAAPAPAPRAKRAQ; via the coding sequence ATGCAACGCAAATTCGACGATCTGCTGCTGGGCAGCATTGAACTGTTCTGCCAGGCGGCGGAACTGGGCAGCTTCACGCTGGCGGCCAACGCGGCGAGCGTCACGCCCGCTGCGGTGAGCCGCTCCGTGGCGCGGCTCGAAGAGCGGCTCGGCGTGCGCCTATTTGTGCGCACGACGCGCCAGATCCGCCTGACCGATGCGGGGCGGCGCTACTTCGAGCAGTGCCGCCAGGCGCTGTCGCAGCTCGTCGACGCCGAGCGCGAAGTCACGGGCGAGCAGACCACCCCGGCTGGCGTGCTGCGCATCAGCATGCCCACGCCCTACGGGCACTATCGCGTGCTGCCGCTCTTGCCGGCGTTTCGCGAACGCTATCCGGAGGTGCAGGTCGACACGCACCTGAGCAACCGCAATATCGACTTTGCCGACGAAGGCTTCGACCTGGCGATTCGCGGGCGTGCGCCCGCCGATTCGAACCTGGTGGCGCGCAAGCTGGAAGACGCGGAGATGGTGGTGGTGGCCACGCCCGGGTATCTGAAGCGTGCGGGTACGCCGAAGACCGTGGCCGATCTGCAGAAGCACGAATGCATACAGTTCGAACTGCCAAGTAGTGGGCGCCATCTGTTCTGGACGTTCGACGGCAATGCCAATGAAGACGGCGATGTGGTGACGAGCGGAAGTTACGGAACCTCCGGCGACGCGCTCGCGGGCGTGACGCTCGCGCGCGCGGGGGCGGGGCTCTTTCAGACGTATCGCTTCGTGGTGGCGGACGACCTGCGCGAGGGCAGGCTCGTGGAGGTGCTGCGCGAGGAGGGCGGGCGTACCCGGCCATTCATCCTGCTCTATCCGCACGCGCGCTACTTGACGTCGCGTGTGCGGGCCTTTGTGGATTTTCTGGTGGAGCAGCTGGCAGCGCCGGCTCCCGCGCCGCGCGCGAAGCGCGCGCAGTGA
- a CDS encoding RidA family protein, with translation MSVEQKLADLGLALPAAPQPLGNYTAASEAGNLLFISGQGPLADGKLRWTGRVGAELTLEQGREAAQLTALNVLAQIKRHLGSFERLHHIVRMEGHVSSAKGFLDQPAVLDAASDLFAAALGEKAGHARSAFSHSQLPLNLPVELVVIAQIVPA, from the coding sequence GTGTCCGTCGAACAGAAACTTGCCGATCTCGGTCTCGCCCTGCCCGCCGCGCCTCAACCGCTCGGCAACTACACGGCCGCTTCCGAGGCGGGCAATCTGCTCTTCATCTCCGGCCAGGGGCCGCTTGCGGACGGCAAGCTGCGCTGGACCGGACGTGTGGGCGCGGAGTTGACGCTCGAACAAGGCCGCGAGGCCGCGCAGCTCACCGCCTTGAACGTGCTCGCGCAGATCAAACGCCACCTGGGCAGCTTCGAGCGTCTGCATCACATCGTGCGCATGGAAGGCCACGTGAGCAGCGCAAAAGGCTTTCTCGACCAGCCTGCGGTGCTCGACGCCGCATCGGATCTCTTCGCGGCCGCGCTCGGCGAGAAGGCCGGACACGCGCGCTCGGCGTTCTCGCATTCGCAGCTGCCGCTGAACTTGCCCGTCGAACTCGTGGTGATCGCGCAGATCGTGCCCGCCTGA
- a CDS encoding NAD(P)H-dependent flavin oxidoreductase: MSSTHVDERALLRSLGIQKPIIQAPMAGTTTPALAAAVSNAGALGSLGVAAMSAENARKAIRQTRELTPRPFNVNVFCHRPATPDAAVERAWLDWLSPVFEQYGATPPQALSEIYTSFVVDKAMQRMLLEEKPAVVSFHFGLPPDAVIAELKHAGIRLFASATNLDEAAAAVEAGVDAIVAQGVEAGGHRGVFDQNARDDGLGTFALTRLLVSEFDVPVIAAGGIMDGAGIAAALALGAQAAQLGTAFVACPESAADEGYRAALLGDAARHTTFTSAISGRLARGIVNRFTALGEDPKAPRIPSYPIAYDAGKSLIAAAKAKGESGYGAQWAGQAAPLARALPAAELVAQLERETRESIARLQSVWG; the protein is encoded by the coding sequence ATGAGCAGCACTCACGTGGACGAACGGGCGTTGCTGCGCTCGCTCGGCATTCAGAAACCGATCATTCAGGCGCCCATGGCGGGCACCACCACGCCGGCGCTGGCCGCCGCCGTGTCGAACGCGGGTGCGCTGGGCTCGCTCGGCGTGGCCGCGATGAGCGCGGAGAACGCGCGCAAGGCCATCCGCCAGACGCGCGAGCTGACGCCGCGCCCGTTCAACGTCAATGTGTTCTGCCATCGCCCGGCCACGCCCGATGCGGCCGTGGAGCGCGCGTGGCTCGACTGGCTCTCGCCGGTGTTCGAGCAATACGGCGCCACGCCGCCGCAAGCGCTCTCGGAGATCTACACGAGCTTCGTCGTGGATAAGGCCATGCAGCGCATGCTCCTCGAAGAGAAGCCCGCGGTGGTGAGCTTCCATTTCGGCCTGCCGCCCGATGCGGTGATCGCCGAACTCAAGCACGCGGGCATCCGGTTGTTTGCGAGCGCAACGAATCTCGACGAAGCGGCCGCGGCCGTGGAAGCGGGCGTGGATGCGATCGTCGCGCAGGGCGTGGAGGCGGGCGGCCATCGCGGCGTATTCGATCAGAACGCCCGCGACGACGGCCTCGGCACCTTCGCGCTCACGCGCCTGCTGGTGAGCGAGTTCGACGTGCCCGTGATCGCGGCGGGCGGCATCATGGACGGCGCGGGCATTGCCGCCGCGCTGGCGCTGGGCGCACAGGCGGCGCAACTGGGCACGGCTTTCGTGGCCTGCCCGGAGAGCGCGGCCGACGAGGGCTATCGCGCCGCCTTGCTCGGCGACGCGGCGCGACATACCACCTTCACATCGGCGATCTCGGGACGTCTTGCGCGCGGCATCGTCAACCGGTTCACCGCGCTCGGCGAGGACCCGAAGGCGCCGCGCATTCCGTCCTACCCGATCGCCTACGACGCGGGCAAATCCCTGATCGCGGCAGCGAAGGCCAAGGGCGAATCCGGCTACGGCGCGCAATGGGCGGGCCAGGCCGCGCCGCTGGCGCGCGCGTTGCCGGCGGCGGAACTCGTGGCGCAACTGGAGCGCGAGACGCGCGAAAGCATTGCGCGGTTGCAGTCCGTGTGGGGTTGA